The following proteins are encoded in a genomic region of Phaeodactylum tricornutum CCAP 1055/1 chromosome 1, whole genome shotgun sequence:
- a CDS encoding predicted protein — protein sequence MIASDWTYAGEGGKHVIFAHRSSTANALNPEWRGCLLRIKKDYLKMAGCFKDLPNSVAIPEDTCLYFRSCILPKLAPYVDAPQSIRLHWSFVAVIREASLTSGKIPEGRLKDWSLVSAESMEKPMYPTASLVPDYRLQLPSSVNFSKSRSITVEIKPKAGYRAYSPLVHPTTRFKYRYTRYTFIQWIKTGNVSVPSNDHPAYDPVDLFSQDAQTVERALLSLLREPRNNFIVWHGRESMMTLKNGEPTIDDRKLSDALPFNGLQGGEEQNFLIRILTSVLHTEPFLQDLLQLQNLDILDADGAVLVYRRLVWLCNGSEDEAEILIDRLDSLVSQTLGEAPPSLNEHSPIPFPSKSNKIDLICHAIQTFREILLSQEPIIPNKQIMDSFRKRTVGIVETLDKEECVYLLQNWMLSLAMCDISFFVSFCFEASKDIDVLHSGRCAVTVKSTQKDGLPGLVEIAGEDVFYQIRVIDTDKKPARKLRYRQRKEESLALFALWECRKDEPEEGRVGS from the coding sequence ATGATAGCCAGCGACTGGACATATGCGGGGGAGGGGGGAAAACATGTTATTTTCGCTCATCGTTCTTCTACCGCCAACGCTTTAAATCCTGAATGGCGCGGATGTCTACTGCGCATCAAGAAAGATTATTTGAAAATGGCTGGATGTTTCAAGGACCTTCCAAATTCGGTTGCAATTCCAGAAGACACCTGTCTGTATTTTCGAAGTTGCATCTTACCAAAACTGGCTCCTTACGTAGACGCTCCGCAATCAATTCGCTTACATTGGTCGTTTGTCGCTGTCATTCGAGAGGCTAGCCTTACGTCTGGTAAAATTCCGGAAGGGAGGTTGAAAGACTGGAGCTTGGTTTCGGCAGAGTCAATGGAAAAACCTATGTATCCAACTGCATCATTAGTTCCTGATTACCGACTTCAGCTACCTAGTAGCGTCAATTTCTCAAAGTCACGATCGATCACCGTTGAAATCAAACCCAAAGCAGGGTACAGAGCGTATTCTCCGTTGGTGCATCCAACGACTCGATTCAAGTACAGATATACCCGATACACCTTTATCCAGTGGATAAAAACGGGTAATGTATCAGTGCCGAGTAATGATCATCCAGCTTACGATCCCGTGGATTTATTCTCGCAAGACGCTCAAACAGTGGAAAGAGCCCTCCTATCCCTTCTGAGAGAACCTCGGAATAATTTTATTGTGTGGCATGGTCGAGAATCCATGATGACGCTGAAAAATGGGGAGCCCACAATAGACGATAGAAAATTGTCGGATGCTCTGCCATTCAATGGTCTTCAGGGGGGCGAGGAACAAAACTTTCTTATTAGAATCCTGACAAGCGTATTGCATACGGAGCCTTTTCTTCAGGATCTACTTCAGTTGCAAAACCTTGATATCTTGGATGCTGATGGTGCGGTACTTGTTTACCGCCGACTCGTATGGCTTTGCAATGGCTCTGAAGATGAAGCTGAGATCCTCATTGATAGGCTTGATTCGCTGGTATCCCAAACGTTGGGGGAAGCACCACCTAGCTTGAATGAACACTCTCCAATACCATTTCCTTCGAAGTCAAATAAAATCGACCTGATTTGCCATGCAATACAGACTTTTCGGGAAATACTGCTCTCGCAAGAGCCAATCATTCCGAACAAGCAAATCATGGATTCGTTTCGCAAGCGCACAGTGGGTATTGTTGAGACTCTGGACAAAGAAGAATGTGTGTATTTGTTGCAAAACTGGATGCTCTCTTTGGCCATGTGCGACATCAGTTTCTTTGTTTCCTTTTGCTTTGAAGCGAGCAAGGATATCGACGTTTTACATTCTGGTCGGTGCgcggtgactgtgaaatcgACGCAGAAGGATGGCCTACCTGGCCTGGTCGAGATTGCCGGTGAGGACGTCTTTTATCAAATAAGAGTCATCGATACCGATAAAAAGCCTGCTAGGAAGCTACGATATAggcaaaggaaagaagaATCTCTCGCGCTATTCGCTCTTTGGGAATGTAGAAAAGATGAACCCGAGGAAGGACGTGTCGGTAGCTAA
- a CDS encoding predicted protein: MILHSVLLTLSTLVVVSALDVEISDFTCDNSYPMTTTLEMSCNGTSRCTFGETAIISGILTYSGVDQTGIQNNQAYVSSELAFPTMNFNILNMMKIPLCDESLVADSGNTNECPGDGTFSYSVYYNLPKSGTESASWMASGWTGTGYIEIYAEANVNMMIGRCSMDLQTYVTASEEKGYLRTPSAATAAGISLAALAALSLLCFWCCCCMGRRKSKTSHEGEETTSFTRMNDEIPYSVNAADKKSGLKKALVE, translated from the exons ATGATCCTCCATTCTGTATTACTAACGCTGTCAACATTAGTGGTTGTATCAGCGTTGGATGTGGAGATCTCAGACTTCACTTGCGACAATTCGTATCCGATGACGACTACCCTCGAAATGAGTTGCAACGGGACTTCACGTTGTACTTTTGGAGAAACTGCCATCATTTCTGGTATCC TGACCTACAGCGGAGTCGACCAGACGGGTATTCAAAACAACCAGGCGTACGTTAGCTCTGAGCTGGCGTTTCCTACAATGAATTTCAATATACTCAATATGATGAAAATACCTCTGTGCGATGAGTCGCTTGTCGCCGACTCTGGCAATACGAATGAATGTCCCGGGGATGGAACGTTCTCGTATTCCGTTTATTACAATTTGCCGAAATCAGGAACCGAGTCTGCATCTTGGATGGCTTCGGGCTGGACGGGTACAGGCTACATCGAAATATACGCCGAGGCTAATGTCAATATGATGATTGGTCGCTGCAGCATGGACTTGCAAACCTACGTGACAGCGTCGGAAGAAAAGGGATATCTTCGAACGCCGTCGGCGGCCACGGCGGCGGGCATTTCTTTGGCCGCACTGGCTGCCTTGTCCCTCCTGTGCTTTTGGTGCTGCTGTTGTATGGGGCGAAGGAAGTCCAAAACGTCCCACGAAGGCGAAGAGACGACATCGTTTACGCGGATGAATGACGAAATTCCGTACTCGGTTAATGCGGCGGATAAAAAGTCAGGCCTCAAGAAAGCCCTTGTCGAGTAA
- a CDS encoding predicted protein produces MRKRRLPRSSPNGRILPSSRTSHWMHRHRVFCEWVLFTVLCFSPAGTTAGVAASTDSFPALLPPLTAGATAANFPPHPSSPWYDVNMGTSSDSDGDNELESSSDFEEVELGASSLSGLSNSATTDTRFGTNRNNHSNRPRSHPHPRKDLEQSSTESFEHGNSSLKNCSTNRRNRPSLLNQNDELAAPGNDKKYPASRVGTKQIETSGSQPLQTLQKLQQMLDETGYMTSKPRKSETGPQQFAQASTAVSVHEKTTSTSKNAFTDSRSLPNVVEHKVDVKAEALAISTAAASLRSTVSASQSDLNPLTTKSPVPEPTEKLWTSQDRSKYKRQQYLLRKARAEQKDLQHRNTRLSSEPNIPPPPPPRMTSTEPQHFSYYQQTNRYRQAPHFQPAVSEDEENAYTDDGLGYTLPNLPVYYSDNEGESEEVAEEFAKSTTIQELPWQQLPAESSSMQSTIGNPHSAVFRPPQYVRTLPHDYLSQQQPYIQQQNNHHHHQQQQQPYTGYNSNHHVPYTPHRYPYQYSTYGYGPPPQQGYTATQGAYKGLYGPQWVQSNHPNYGNYPGTHSSPPQHSQSHFESPPQILKEVPNTGNARMASSTINPSKAGHQLSALAMPKQSATVLTTSVGTHPMETSQLGFGTSQSLAEASARISFDAIQQISFMMMMTALLCYSAVSPRTLPLTEYNLRFYENIQSVSLSAVVPIISMVSVFDARENDVNRIVNTFFFSFTLGYTMAFAGEVVMATVVRLLTFFWFEPNIFSLTPMVPVPILPWVLRECKYRPKRITLLAADFGTSCVAAPFIEEYMKLKIVQWFVDLPRNFNWSTRISSRSKKRRRIAEAVVRGPAERDIVSANQYVTHMLAASLGMKLCDAGRRILMYTKVSNENKSFYAICRGIFPIHELGRPSCVEDAVASNHRTWDGEPPGNEAYLQMELGYALVGNATLTVECTRCVDPAAAFEEGIRQVDVGNNSCSSSWILH; encoded by the exons ATGAGAAAACGCCGTCTGCCCAGATCCTCGCCGAACGGGCGCATACTTCCTTCTTCCAGAACCAGTCACTGGATGCATCGCCATAGAGTCTTTTGCGAATGGGTACTTTTCACCGTGCTCTGTTTCAGCCCGGCGGGGACGACGGCCGGTGTCGCGGCCAGCACGGACTCGTTTCCGGCCCTTCTACCCCCGTTGACTGCCGGTGCCACCGCAGCGAACTTTCCTCCTCATCCTTCGTCCCCATGGTACGACGTGAATATGGGGACCTCTTCCGATAGCGATGGCGACAATGAGCTGGAAAGCAGTTCCGATTTCGAAGAAGTCGAATTGGGCGCCTCCTCTCTATCTGGCCTTAGTAATTCTGCAACGACAGACACGCGTTTCGGTACCAATAGGAACAACCACAGCAATCGACCCAGAAGCCACCCACACCCgcgaaaggatttggaacAGTCGTCAACGGAATCGTTCGAACACGGCAATAGTTCACTGAAAAATTGTTCTACAAACCGTAGGAATAGACCAAGTCTCCTTAACCAAAACGATGAGCTCGCGGCTCCgggaaacgacaaaaaatATCCTGCTTCTCGTGTAGGAACGAAACAGATCGAGACTTCTGGATCTCAGCCTTTGCAGACGCTCCAGAAACTGCAACAGATGCTCGATGAGACAGGTTACATGACTTCGAAACCTAGAAAATCGGAGACGGGACCTCAACAATTTGCTCAAGCTTCGACGGCCGTCTCCGTACATGAAAAGACTACAAGCACATCGAAAAACGCATTTACAGATTCAAGATCGCTTCCAAATGTGGTGGAGCACAAAGTGGATGTAAAGGCGGAGGCGTTAGCTATAAGTACGGCAGCGGCGTCCCTCCGAAGTACAGTGTCGGCAAGCCAAAGTGACTTGAACCCGTTGACTACTAAAAGTCCAGTTCCTGAGCCGACCGAGAAACTATGGACGAGCCAAGACCGGTCCAAATACAAGCGTCAGCAATATTTATTGCGCAAAGCTCGAGCAGAGCAAAAGGATTTGCAGCACAGAAATACTCGCCTTTCGAGTGAACCGAATATTCCACCCCCGCCCCCTCCGAGGATGACTTCAACCGAACCACAACACTTTTCATACTACCAACAAACAAATAGATACCGCCAAGCCCCACATTTTCAGCCAGCGGTGtcggaagatgaagaaaacGCATACACTGATGACGGCCTCGGGTATACGCTTCCAAACCTGCCGGTCTATTACAGTGACAACGAAGGTGAATCCGAAGAAGTTGCCGAGGAATTCGCAAAGTCGACTACAATTCAGGAACTGCCTTGGCAACAGTTGCCGGCTGAATCTTCGTCTATGCAGTCGACGATTGGAAATCCCCATTCTGCCGTTTTCCGACCTCCTCAATACGTGCGAACGCTCCCACACGACTACTTATCACAACAGCAGCCGTATATCCAACAGCAGAACAATCATCatcaccaccaacaacagcaacagccaTACACCGGATACAACAGCAACCACCATGTGCCGTATACACCGCATCGATATCCATATCAGTATTCTACCTACGGATACGGACCACCACCGCAACAAGGTTACACAGCAACACAAGGAGCGTATAAAGGTTTGTATGGACCTCAATGGGTGCAGTCGAATCACCCAAATTATGGGAATTACCCCGGAACCCATTCTTCACCACCGCAACATTCACAGTCTCACTTCGAATCGCCGCCACAAATCTTAAAAGAAGTCCCCAATACGGGGAATGCGCGGATGGCTTCAAGTACGATCAATCCTTCGAAGGCAGGTCACCAGCTTTCTGCCTTAGCAATGCCCAAACAATCGGCTACGGTTTTGACAACTTCAGTTGGAACCCATCCCATGGAGACATCGCAATTGGGCTTTGGTACTAGTCAG TCTTTAGCAGAAGCGAGTGCCCGGATAAGCTTTGATGCGATTCAACAAATAAGTttcatgatgatgatgacagcCTTACTTTGCTACTCAGCCGTGTCGCCCAGGACGTTGCCGTTGACGGAATACAATCTTCGCTTTTATGAGAATATTCAAAGCGTTTCCCTCTCGGCTGTTGTTCCCATAATTAGTATGGTGTCAGTTTTTGATGCGCGAGAAAATGATGTCAATCGCATCGTGAAtactttctttttctcgtttACTTTAGGTTACACCATGGCTTTTGCCGGCGAAGTTGTCATGGCGACCGTTGTTCGCCTACTTACATTTTTCTGGTTTGAACCCAATATCTTTTCCTTGACCCCCATGGTTCCGGTTCCGATTTTGCCATGGGTTTTACGAGAATGCAAGTACCGTCCAAAGCGTATAACACTGCTGGCAGCAGACTTCGGAACGAGCTGCGTTGCTGCGCCGTTTATTGAGGAATACATGAAGCTGAAAATTGTACAGTGGTTCGTCGATTTACCAAG AAACTTCAATTGGTCCACTCGCATATCGTcgagaagcaaaaagagGCGGAGGATTGCGGAAGCGGTTGTCAGAGGTCCTGCAGAGCGAGACATCGTTTCAGCAAACCAATACGTCACGCACATGTTGGCTGCCAGTTTGGGGATGAAACTTTGTGACGCGGGGCGCCGTATTTTGATGTACACGAAAGTCTCCAATGAAAACAAAAGCTTTTACGCCATTTGCAGAGGGATTTTTCCTATCCATGAATT GGGTAGACCTTCCTGTGTGGAGGATGCTGTTGCCAGCAACCATCGTACATGGGATGGCGAACCTCCGGGGAATGAAGCCTATCTTCAAATGGAACTCGGCTACGCCCTGGTCGGAAATGCAACTCTCACCGTTGAATGTACCCGATGCGTCGACCCTGCCGCAGCTTTTGAAGAAGGGATACGCCAAGTTGATGTGGGCAATAATTCTTGCTCGAGTTCTTGGATACTGCATTAA